Part of the Metarhizium brunneum chromosome 6, complete sequence genome is shown below.
ATGCCACAGCAGCGACCACGCACCTGCTGCACAACGCACAAGCTGCAAACCATCATCTTGCACAGATGCTGTGTTGGGAAACCTCGGTCGATGCCCAATATGACTTGATCGGTTGCTGCCAAGAATGGAGTCCTGGCATGTACGCCATGAGTTCGGTCGCATCCCAGGTTGTACACTTACAGAATGCCTGCCATGGTCAGGTGCCAATAGTTTTATGATGGATTTGAATCATCATTGTTTATGCATGGTAGTGGGACTGCCATTATTCATAGTCTAAGCCCGGATAGAAGGCAACTTTGCAGTTTACAGGAAGGAGTGCCTCGCCTTTGTGTAGCATAAATAGACGAAACACCTCCGGCTTTGCAACCTCCGGCAGTTTTACTCAACTGTTCGATATACTAATTCTTGGTTTTGTTTCGCCATGCCTCACCAAACCTCCAACACACCGTTGGCCAAGTATACCCATCCTCCCGAGACGAAAGAGAGGCGTAAGTAGGGGCGCTTTCCTCCAACTCTCAGCATCAAAGAAGCACGAGGGTGTTCACTGTTAACAACCTGCAGTCTCCTATGCTGACCTCGTCACTCTCGACCTTTCCGAATATGACAAGCCAGGAGGAATGGAAAGGCTAGCCGACCAGCTCAGACAAGCAGCTCACACCATCGGTTCGCACCTTCTTTCCCCAGCAATAGTCCCTGGCGGCTCGAACAACCCTGACATGAAGGCATTCCCCAGGCTTCTTCTACATCACCAACATCGGCCTCACCCAATCCCAAATCGACCAACAGTTCGCCATTGCAAAGGCCTTCTTCGCCCTGGCCCCTTCGGAAAAGCTCCAGTTCCGCGCGCCCCTCGAGGATGGCAACTACAACGGCTACCGCCCCCTCGGCTCCGTCGAGATTCTGCCCGGTCTCGACGACAACCTGGAATTCTACAACGTCTTCAAGTTCCTCCCGCAGACGCAACGGCCGCAGCCGCAAATAATAAGCCAATACGCGTCGCAAATTGAGCATTTCCAGCGACACATGCACGAAAATGTAACCTGCAAGCTCCTTCGCCTCGTTGCGCACATACTAGAGCTGCCCGAGGATGTCTTGGTCAACGGGCACCGGTACGAGGCCAATTGCGACAGTTCCCTGAGGTACATGATGTACCGGGCTAGGTCGGAAGCCGAGAACGAGAAATACAAAGGTCTGTATCTGCGTGGGCATTCGGACAATGGGACACTGACCTATGTCTTTCAACAACCCGTTGCTGCGTTGCAGGTGAAGCGTGGCCCGGATTCGGGGTGGGAGTATATACGCATTCCGGAGGGCAAGGTGGCTGTGAATATTGCGGATATACTTGAGTTCTTGTCGAATGGGTACATCAGGAGCGGCATACACAGAGTAGTTGCGCCGCCGGGTGACCAGGCGTGCATGGATCGGCTGGGCCTGTTGTATTTTGTGCGCCCGAGTGACGACTTGCCACTGAAGACGTTGGACAGCCCGTTCCTGAGGAGCGTGGGGTGTGGGAAGGATGGGAAGAGCCATGATTTGGATATTTCGGCAACTGAGTGGGTgagggtgagggtgaggaAGAATTGGAAGGGGTCAGTGAGTGAGGGCGATGATACCGGGGAAGGGTTTCTGGCAAAGGTGTTTTATGACTAGTCGGGGCTGTGACTTCTGTGGGCATGTTTTTACGCATCACTATAAGGTGAATTCCTAACCTTGTCACCATTGACTCCTTCCTGTCATGATCTGAGTGCGAGGTATGACCTGGGAGCACTCAAAGCCGGAGAGAACACAACCCCCCTTGCGCAATGGACAGCTCACACCACGGCAATGATCTAGAACAATGTCATTCTTCTGGACCTAAGCATAAATTCAAAGCTCCGCGCGCCGAGACTCCAGGAGGGTGGGCGTGAGACCCCCCTCGGGGGCTGAGACAAGGTGATGACGAGCTGCACATCCGGCCTGCAGAACTCCATGTACAGAGTGCTCCTCACTCGCGTCCACCACAAAGCCCGTCCCTCAGCTCGCTCTCACCCTACCGTCAGCACGTTGTTCGCAGCAAGATTCGGACAAGACGGCTTGCTCACTTACACGGGCGGTGTGCCCCTGAATACTACCCTCCTCCCACCCGCAATGAGGCTCTTTGAAGGCGGTGTGCTTCCTTGATGGGGGATTTCTGCTCCTCGGACGAATGAATACGAGGCGTGTATTTTTTCCTTCCATTGTCTCTGTGTCGAATCCTACAGGGACGGCCGAGTTGGCCTCGTAGCCTTGTAGTCGCATCCAGCGGCTGTCCTGAGTGGACATAGCAGACCCAGCTGGTTGGGTTTTCACACACCGTAGTTGGGCTCGTAGATGTCCCCCCAGAAACCCATCTGGCGGAGCGAAACATACCGAGGTGAACGGCACATAGCTCTGTATCGTCGACAGTCGCGGCCTCTTGTGACAGCGTCCTCCGTACAGAGAACATATGCGAGAAATCTGTCACCCTGCCGCATACAGGGTTCACTGGCCACCTGTAGACATGGATTCTgccctccccctcccccctttttccACCCTTCCTGGCTTCTATAGGTGCTTTTGCTGGTCCCGTCGGCATGGAACCAAAGTGACATCACCTTCAGGGTAGAAGATTTCCCAAATAGGTGATTGAACCTGACATGGCGGCTGTTTTGCTGGGTTTCCCGTCACCACCACTAGATATATTTGTTAGCGGCGCGAAGCCATACAGTGTAAATATCCTTCACTGACCCCCCTTTGCGATCAAATCCATTTTATTGTAGGAGCCTTTTTGGTAGTTCTTGACGCTTCTTGCTTTGTTAGCATTGCTGTTCTGCACGTTGGCCCCCTCGCCATAGAGAGCCTTCCCTGCGTCTACTTGTGTTCGGCCTTGTTTCGTTTCGTTTCGTTTCATCCCGCGCTGTATTGTTTGATGTCTTACACTCGTCCTGCTGCCTTCTTTGCAATACAAGCAACTATCCCAGGGCCTTGAAAAGCTTCCATCATACTGCAAGCATGGACGCAGGACGCGGGTCTCGAGGTTTGAAAGACGATCCTTTTCCCCCAAATGAtcgaaagaagaagggacCATGCCGTTCCCGCTGACCAACACCGGCAGGCACTGCATCTGACGAGGACTATGAGGACGGCTTGTACACGGACTACAGCCACAACGGCGAGGTCGAGGATGAGCATGGCACGTACCCGTACGGAATAAGGCGCTACCTGGACGACCCCCAATCCCCATTGCACAGGCTTCACCTGGCCTCCTTCTCAGACTCGGAACGGTACGCCCCGGTGCCGGGGCAGATGCCATCGTGGCGAATCCAGGACGGGGTCGAGTCGACGCACCCGTTACGCAGACTCAGGCCGAGCCGCGCAAGCGACATCGAGCACcaagaccgccgccgccaaagcacAAGCACCGTCCACTCCTCGCCCTCTCATCAGCAGTCCGTATCCAGCAGGTCCCCGTCCCTCGTGTCCCTTCATCCCGCCCGCAGCTCGGACCCAGACTCGCGCGAGCCACCCTCGAGCTACCAGACGaccacgccggcgccgtaCCAACCGCCGCCTGAGAATGTGGCGGCGGACGAGCTGGCCGGCCCAGATCACGGCGAAGACCAGGCCGGCGGACATGGCGGAGGACCTGGAATCGACGGGCCggacatgtccatgtcggagGCCACCacgggcggcggcagtgCCGATCAGCAAGCTGCCTTCTGGGGTCCTTACCAGAGCATACCCATAAGCGGTCCCTTCGTCATAGACGACTTGGACTTCGACCCACTTGAACCATCCGACTGGGACAAAAACTTCAATTTGGAGATGATTGACGATGACTTCGAGGCGTTTGAGCAACAGGACGACGCCGCCCAGTAAATGATGGCTTGGCGGATGATATATGAAACGAGCCGCCAGACGGCAgggaccagactggaccagACTAGGCAGGCGCAAGCGGGGTCATTGATGGGGCTATTTGCAAGTTCACGACATCATCACGGGGAACATGGCGCATTACAGGTGTttgtttttccttctccttcatttctcttcttttcttgtaGTCAACTACGCATCTCATCATTCCAGTCATGGAGTCGTGTGTGGTGGGCAGCACGGAGGATTTAATATTCATTGAATTTAAAATCGAACTCGAGACCGTTGCCCAAACTCCGAGAACCAGGCCTGTTCCGGCCTACCCTTGAACAAAAAAATATCCTCGTCACTGCATCTTGGTTTCTGAAACGGGACAAGGTCCCCAGTCCCATTTTCTCCCGTACCATTTTCCCATGAAATCAGTGGCATCCCCTTTACTCCTCGGCGAGAATAGCCTTGATCCTCTCCTGGACGcgcttctccttctcggccttggtggACTTGGTCTGTCTGTACTTCTTGGAGATGGCCTTCCACTCctccttggtcttcttggGGCCGTCGCTCtccgccttcttccaggGGTCGGCGCGGATGGCGGCGTGGGCCTCGGTGTAGAGGTCCTCAaggccgtcggcctcgagacCGTCGTCGATGTACTTCTGGAACTGGCTCTGGTAgcgctcctcgtcgtcgtcggccagAGTCTCCATGTACTCGGCGACGTGGCCGCCAAAGATGTACTTCTGGAGGACCTCGGAGTCCAGCTCCTCCGACTCCATGTCATAGCCGGGGAAACGCTTCTCAGAGTGGGGGACGAGGATGCCACCGTCCGAGGCGCCCTTCATGGCACCAAAGACACGGGCGCCGGTGGAGGTGCGGGCAAGACCGACGTCGAGGAAGACCTTGAAGGGGCGGCGCGGGCCGTCGTCGGTCTCGGCAACCTCGGTGAGGGTGAACTCACCATCGGCCTCCTCGACACCGAGGAAGTCCTTGTCAAGGCCGAGCTTAGACAGGGCACGGCGGGCAACCAGGAGACCGGTGGCGTAGGCGGCGGCCCAGTTGGTCAGGCCGTGCTTGATGCCGTAGGCCTTGAGCTCATGGCCGTAGGCCGAGGCAAAGATCTTGTCGCCAGTGATCTCGGCAGACACGATCTGCATGATGATGTCCTTGTTGGTGAAGCGGACGACCAGGCGGTACTTGGGCGCATTGtacttgttcttggcctgggTGATGAGGCGCTTACGGGCGTAGTAGTCGGTCTTGCCTTGACGTCTGCGCTTGTACTTGGTTTGGTAGCGGCTAGGGGCCACAGTCAGTACAATCCATTCCTTCATATCCCCATGACAGGCCTTGACGAGCGAAGCGAggcccaaaaaaaaggaacaTACCTGTAGTAAGCGCTGTTCTTGACCAACTTGTGGAAAGGCTATTCATAAATCCCCGAGTCAGCAATTTGCGCTTCAGACTTGCTCGTCCTCCTTCCGAAGCAACTTGCAGTGACTCTTGTGACCACGAGCAAAAATCGACAAATGCAGGCATTTCTGCCATTGATGAAGAAATTGAGATATTTCGAGGATGATGCCACTCTTTCGAGCGCTCGTATCCTGTAGATAGGCCTTTCAACTTACCATCTTGACGGTGATTACCAACGACGGCTGGGAATTTGCTGTCGGAAGGTTGATGGGTTGGTGATGCGgaacaagaaaaaagaacaagaccGATTTTGGTGGGGGATATTTTTCAAGCCCTAAGCGTGTGACACCCCTGCTGTGGGTGGACTCGCTCGCAAAAATGTCCCACTTGGCGTGACAGCCGCAGGGGTCGTCGTCTGAGTCGGGTTGGTTACGATTCACGTGACCGTGAAGCTCCTTTCCGCAGACGTCTTTCAGTGACGTTGTTTGCGAACCGGACTCTATTGCATTTACTGGAGTGACCAGACATTAGCCATCTTCTGTAAAGTAACTTACCTAGTAGTAGAATATTGTTGCCAACTGTCGCCGCAACCGTTGGCTAATTGTTACACCTGCCATCTCGTACTCCAGCTATCCAAGGGCTAGTCTTGGTCGAAGCTGTATTGTTCTTCATCTGCGCCGGCTTTTTTCCATCACTTTCATCAAGAGGCGGTGGTCAATGCTAGAACTTGCAAACCCAATTATAGCGTGATAGCCAGGCACCTGATCTGATCGATATCGTTGTCTCTGCTgaatgtacatgtacggatCCACCTGGGAATTCCTTTTACCCATCATGGACATCAACATTTTCTTCTAGTAAATATGCCTGATTCTCGAAAGCTCATAGAATTGAAAGAGTTTCCtgtttttctttcttgtcaaCTCATATGCACCATAATTCTCCCAAGTTCCTTGGTGGTACAAGAACTGAATCCTTGCATCGCAATCGTGCTGCATCCCGGGTAGCCACAGGTCGTCCACAAGAGCAAGAGGTCAATCATCACTGCCCCGACTCGGGCGCTGATGCCCCGTTTGCTTGTCTTCCTTGAGCTCATCAGTACAGATATATGGCCGGGACAGCCGTTTCTTGTTTCCGTGACCGACATCCGTCACGTCCTGACATTGGTGATGCACCACCTCCTAGCAGTTGAGGCTCCAAAATTGCTGCCTCAGGCAGAACAAGCCGATTTGGACCCGCCAAAACCAGTCTGGTACCTAAGCTAGGAAGGAACCTAGGTCCCCAGCATCCAGCTTCATCGCAACCGAGGTTGTCGCAACAAGCAGCAActacaccagacactttgcTCACCATGGCCCTCTCAGCTACAACGACACGGCACCAGCCTTGAAAGCACCACCTCCGTCCAGTCTCTCATCCAAACAATCCCACTCCATGTCTCTCCTAGGCGTAGAAGACCCCCCCATAGACCAGATCCTAGCAGCTATCGACGAGATGgcagccagcaagcagcccAAAGTGCTCCTATTCGACATTGGTGGTGTCTGTGTAAGTTGATTCACCCACCTCACCCCATTACAAAACCCAACTCACACACCCACTCCCCGAAGGTCGTGTCCCCCTTCCAGGCCATCCTAGACTATGAAATCAGCCTCAACATCCCGCCGGGCTGGGTAAACTACTCGCTCGCCCAGTCCGCGCCCAACGGGTACTGGCACAAGCTCGAGCGCGGCGACATCCCCATGgacgccgccttcttcgccggcTTCAACAGCGACCTGCACCGCCCGGAGCAGTGGAGGGCGTTTTACGCGCgcgaggcggccaggacgCCCTCGCTGCCGCGGGAGACGCCGCCCGTGCCACGGCTCGACGGCGAGTGGCTCTTCAACGAGATGATGGCCAAGTCCAACGCCCCGGACCCGTGGATGTTCCCGGCCCTGGAGCGCCTCCGGCGCAGCGGGCGCTACATTCTCGGCGCGCTGAGCAACACGGTCATCTTCCCGCCGGGCCACGCGCTCCACCGGGGGGACGCGCTCGCCGACCCCGTGAGGAGCCTGTTCGACGTCTTCGTCTCCTCGGCGCACGTGGGGCTGCGCAAGCCCGACCCGGGCATCTACAGGCTCGCCGTGCGCAGGCTGGACGAGTTTGCGCGCGCAAACGCGCACTCCGAGAGGGGCAGGCGCCTGGGCTGGGACGCGGGCGTGCAGGCCGCCGACGTGCTGTTCCTCGACGACATTGGCGAGAACCTCAAGGCCGCTAGGAAGGAGGGCTTTGGGACCATAAAGGTCCACCTGGGGAGGGCGtacgaggccgtcgagg
Proteins encoded:
- the ACAD10 gene encoding Acyl-CoA dehydrogenase family member 10, which encodes MSLLGVEDPPIDQILAAIDEMAASKQPKVLLFDIGGVCVVSPFQAILDYEISLNIPPGWVNYSLAQSAPNGYWHKLERGDIPMDAAFFAGFNSDLHRPEQWRAFYAREAARTPSLPRETPPVPRLDGEWLFNEMMAKSNAPDPWMFPALERLRRSGRYILGALSNTVIFPPGHALHRGDALADPVRSLFDVFVSSAHVGLRKPDPGIYRLAVRRLDEFARANAHSERGRRLGWDAGVQAADVLFLDDIGENLKAARKEGFGTIKVHLGRAYEAVEELERVTGLQLEGDHPKIAVRPRVRRSKM
- the rpl-5 gene encoding 60S ribosomal protein L5, producing MPFHKLVKNSAYYSRYQTKYKRRRQGKTDYYARKRLITQAKNKYNAPKYRLVVRFTNKDIIMQIVSAEITGDKIFASAYGHELKAYGIKHGLTNWAAAYATGLLVARRALSKLGLDKDFLGVEEADGEFTLTEVAETDDGPRRPFKVFLDVGLARTSTGARVFGAMKGASDGGILVPHSEKRFPGYDMESEELDSEVLQKYIFGGHVAEYMETLADDDEERYQSQFQKYIDDGLEADGLEDLYTEAHAAIRADPWKKAESDGPKKTKEEWKAISKKYRQTKSTKAEKEKRVQERIKAILAEE